In Rouxiella sp. WC2420, the following proteins share a genomic window:
- a CDS encoding YoaK family protein → MLTSTEDARSNRADRRLASTLAAVAGALNTAAFESVGFFSANMTGNVSSLSANLATLNLVPGIFFLWIVATFISGAVFSTIIINAGRRKNIRSVYALNILIEGGALMLLGIVECWLTPSSPGVVLILSLSFLMGLQNAVVTRISNARVRTTHVSGTSTDIGIELAMLFDVVRRKESPKEAPLYLERLRLHSFTLISFLLGGVGGVWIFNALGYRFLILIGFGLIYLAMHATLRKHSDENINI, encoded by the coding sequence ATGCTCACTAGTACTGAGGATGCTCGCAGTAATCGTGCCGATAGACGCTTGGCAAGCACGCTTGCTGCAGTTGCTGGAGCTCTAAATACTGCGGCATTTGAGTCTGTAGGTTTTTTTTCTGCAAATATGACCGGGAACGTCTCATCATTGTCAGCAAATCTTGCGACGTTAAACCTTGTACCAGGCATTTTTTTTCTGTGGATTGTAGCTACTTTTATCTCCGGCGCGGTGTTCTCAACAATTATTATAAATGCAGGTCGAAGAAAGAATATTCGTTCCGTATATGCTTTAAATATCTTGATTGAGGGGGGGGCTCTGATGTTACTGGGTATTGTTGAATGCTGGTTAACACCGTCTTCTCCTGGCGTAGTATTGATCTTGAGTCTGAGTTTTTTAATGGGATTACAGAATGCAGTAGTGACCCGGATATCCAATGCACGCGTGAGAACGACTCATGTGTCAGGGACATCTACGGATATTGGTATTGAATTAGCTATGCTTTTTGACGTAGTACGTAGAAAAGAATCACCAAAAGAAGCTCCACTTTATCTCGAACGTCTTAGGCTTCATTCTTTTACACTCATTTCATTTCTATTAGGGGGGGTGGGAGGAGTATGGATTTTTAACGCACTGGGATATCGTTTTTTAATTTTAATTGGTTTCGGACTAATCTATCTGGCAATGCACGCTACACTCAGAAAGCATTCCGATGAGAATATTAATATATAG
- a CDS encoding lysozyme → MPMSPELRSKIVKLGGATALTIAIALLGGPEGVEGQKSTPYRDVGGVWTVCSGITGPDVVPGKYYSDKECDALLVKHLVPVKKAVDSAVKVPIDNYTRAALMSFAYNVGVTSFKRSSLLRHINSGQTKEACDDLRQWVYVNKKRNRGLINRREIDRQVCLMGQK, encoded by the coding sequence ATGCCGATGTCACCGGAACTGCGGAGCAAGATAGTTAAGTTGGGCGGAGCAACCGCGTTAACAATAGCGATTGCTCTGCTCGGTGGCCCGGAAGGTGTTGAAGGGCAGAAGAGCACACCTTATCGAGATGTGGGCGGAGTCTGGACGGTATGCAGCGGTATTACTGGCCCAGACGTTGTGCCAGGCAAATATTACTCAGACAAAGAGTGCGATGCGTTACTGGTTAAGCATCTGGTGCCGGTGAAAAAGGCAGTAGACTCGGCGGTAAAAGTCCCCATCGATAATTACACCCGCGCCGCTCTTATGTCATTTGCTTACAACGTCGGTGTCACTTCATTCAAGCGATCATCTCTTCTAAGACATATCAATTCGGGCCAAACAAAAGAGGCCTGTGATGACCTGCGTCAGTGGGTTTACGTCAACAAAAAACGTAATCGCGGTCTGATTAACCGGCGCGAGATAGACAGGCAGGTTTGCCTGATGGGGCAAAAATGA
- a CDS encoding recombination protein NinB, which yields MDKQVYYLRNTQIRQSLLDQIRQLPLDPSKPFEIEVSPPKRTLSQNRKMWPLLHDLSLQVVWYGEKYDEDDWKDMITALVAKTKKQEQRTAPGIGGGVVMFGERTSKMRVSQMVDVIEAIYWFGTEQGVKFSEESRLRIEWAQRWGEQNKRAAA from the coding sequence ATGGATAAACAGGTTTATTACCTACGAAACACCCAGATACGCCAAAGCCTACTAGACCAAATAAGACAACTTCCGTTAGACCCCTCCAAGCCATTTGAAATTGAAGTATCCCCACCAAAACGCACCCTTTCACAAAACCGGAAAATGTGGCCACTTCTGCATGACCTGTCTTTGCAAGTCGTTTGGTATGGGGAGAAGTACGACGAGGATGACTGGAAAGACATGATTACCGCATTGGTAGCAAAAACCAAAAAGCAGGAGCAGAGAACAGCACCTGGTATTGGCGGCGGGGTAGTCATGTTTGGAGAGCGTACAAGCAAGATGCGGGTAAGTCAGATGGTCGATGTCATTGAGGCAATCTACTGGTTTGGCACTGAGCAGGGCGTGAAGTTTAGCGAAGAATCCCGCCTGCGCATCGAATGGGCGCAAAGGTGGGGAGAGCAGAACAAGAGGGCAGCAGCATGA
- a CDS encoding antitermination protein, whose protein sequence is MSLESSVKYHFPKTQNFTSMPPATASDALSGTDMMGAMGLTQSLAPLGYSAFMGKVGISKNDATRAVSLLQEIALQTCDKVAALRKLEIDIKPIVMQILATYAYLDHCQSAASKKPCPSCQASGFIDAEVFTMKSPFSGGTRRNVREVVRVKCHQCDGKGLVSSSCNDCKGRGRAVSRKLSEEQGVPVLCNCKRCSGRGYERIPSTDAFNAVCQITDALTLDTWKKTIKPFYDELITKLEIEEGYANSVLAKVAR, encoded by the coding sequence ATGAGCCTTGAGTCGAGCGTTAAATACCACTTCCCGAAAACTCAGAACTTTACCAGCATGCCTCCTGCAACAGCATCAGACGCTTTATCTGGCACGGATATGATGGGAGCTATGGGATTGACTCAGAGTTTAGCGCCGCTGGGATATAGCGCTTTCATGGGAAAGGTTGGGATAAGCAAAAACGACGCAACTCGCGCCGTTTCACTACTTCAAGAAATTGCACTGCAGACCTGCGATAAGGTGGCCGCCTTACGTAAGCTCGAAATTGATATTAAACCAATCGTTATGCAAATCCTTGCAACTTATGCGTATCTGGATCACTGCCAAAGTGCAGCCAGTAAAAAGCCATGCCCAAGCTGCCAGGCATCGGGATTTATTGATGCTGAAGTTTTCACCATGAAATCGCCGTTCTCCGGTGGAACAAGGCGCAATGTGCGTGAGGTGGTTAGGGTTAAATGCCATCAGTGCGATGGGAAAGGGCTTGTGTCTTCATCATGCAATGACTGCAAGGGGCGCGGGCGGGCGGTAAGCCGGAAGCTAAGTGAGGAACAGGGTGTTCCAGTGCTATGCAACTGTAAGCGCTGTAGCGGTCGAGGTTATGAGCGCATCCCATCAACTGATGCTTTTAACGCAGTGTGCCAGATAACCGACGCGCTCACGCTGGATACCTGGAAAAAGACAATAAAGCCTTTTTACGACGAACTCATTACCAAGCTGGAAATTGAAGAAGGGTATGCGAATAGCGTTTTAGCGAAGGTTGCTAGATAG
- a CDS encoding Ig domain protein group 1 domain protein — MTDVAVDTAAQTAAATVAAVAETAVADTATTADTASTSALAEVKAKFEAFVEFVEHGIKVLGADAEAELVALKDKYL, encoded by the coding sequence ATGACCGACGTAGCAGTAGACACCGCAGCACAGACAGCAGCTGCCACCGTTGCAGCAGTAGCAGAGACCGCAGTGGCTGACACAGCAACAACCGCTGATACCGCATCCACCTCCGCCCTGGCTGAAGTTAAAGCCAAGTTTGAGGCGTTCGTGGAATTCGTTGAGCACGGCATCAAAGTTCTGGGCGCTGACGCTGAAGCCGAGCTGGTCGCGCTGAAAGACAAGTACCTGTAA
- a CDS encoding DUF551 domain-containing protein — translation MNLLDSFTVERLEDLVAYSIDNEVAILAKIALAVKLVENQHVRLEVNSGVNNWVQCSEQAYKRCKLEGKVVRKLYELPQIPQPPDGWVMVPKEPTIEMREAFHKSYEDFENCIGECPDSQWSAMLAAAPKPDHIVAANEKVSDVSLINEGNNGWIKCSDRMPEPCEPVNFYVPGSVEDDIPGSSYNGHWDDSSWLQDATLTGLEDSLPLRKGAIVTHWMPLPAAPKPE, via the coding sequence ATGAACCTACTCGATAGCTTTACTGTAGAGCGCCTTGAGGATTTGGTAGCCTATTCGATTGATAATGAAGTTGCAATCCTCGCCAAGATAGCGTTGGCAGTTAAGCTGGTTGAGAATCAGCATGTTCGTCTTGAGGTAAACTCCGGCGTTAACAATTGGGTTCAGTGTTCTGAACAGGCCTATAAGCGATGCAAATTAGAGGGCAAGGTGGTGCGGAAATTATATGAGCTCCCACAAATCCCGCAGCCACCTGATGGCTGGGTGATGGTACCGAAAGAGCCGACAATAGAAATGAGAGAGGCGTTCCACAAATCTTATGAGGATTTTGAGAACTGTATCGGGGAATGCCCTGATAGCCAATGGTCTGCCATGCTCGCCGCCGCACCTAAGCCTGACCATATTGTTGCTGCTAACGAAAAGGTTAGCGATGTCTCCCTCATCAATGAAGGTAACAATGGCTGGATTAAGTGCAGCGATCGGATGCCTGAACCATGTGAACCGGTGAATTTTTACGTTCCGGGTTCAGTTGAAGATGATATCCCAGGAAGTTCATACAATGGCCATTGGGATGACAGTTCCTGGCTGCAGGATGCCACCTTAACTGGATTGGAAGATTCTCTTCCTTTACGAAAAGGAGCAATCGTAACCCACTGGATGCCACTACCTGCCGCACCTAAACCGGAGTAA
- a CDS encoding replication protein P: MSNRLLKVIEQRDSTLLAKMAPPDNTPAKVVNLEAERMVDSLFRQLMKVFPAAAQTTLKTDADLSAAKKQWIAAFAENDIRTREQLSAGMQHARASESPFWPSPGQFIAWCKEGALKAAGLPDENELYVLTMTYARKRGGYVSPEAYPWPSPAVYWMVTTLCDHMRHESWSEAQLRKGCGTELKLMAKRIDAGETIPQPRARIAQMSVKSALSKSDNLKKLHEICAKHGLRTKP; encoded by the coding sequence ATGAGCAATCGCCTGCTAAAAGTTATTGAACAGCGTGACAGTACGCTGCTTGCGAAAATGGCCCCGCCCGATAACACACCGGCCAAGGTAGTTAATCTTGAGGCTGAGCGAATGGTGGATTCTCTATTTCGCCAACTGATGAAAGTTTTCCCAGCTGCCGCGCAAACGACGCTTAAAACTGATGCTGACCTCAGCGCTGCCAAGAAACAATGGATCGCCGCTTTCGCCGAGAATGACATCCGCACCCGAGAGCAACTGTCAGCTGGTATGCAGCATGCTCGTGCCAGCGAATCACCGTTCTGGCCATCACCTGGTCAATTCATCGCATGGTGCAAAGAGGGTGCTCTAAAGGCTGCTGGTTTGCCTGACGAGAATGAGCTGTATGTTTTGACAATGACCTATGCCAGAAAGCGCGGTGGCTACGTCAGTCCAGAGGCTTACCCGTGGCCGAGTCCGGCGGTTTATTGGATGGTGACCACACTGTGCGATCACATGCGTCATGAGAGCTGGTCCGAGGCACAGTTGCGCAAAGGTTGTGGCACAGAATTGAAGCTGATGGCAAAGCGCATTGATGCTGGCGAAACCATTCCTCAACCCCGCGCCCGCATTGCTCAGATGAGTGTTAAAAGCGCCTTGAGCAAAAGTGATAATCTCAAAAAGCTTCACGAAATCTGCGCCAAGCATGGACTGAGGACTAAGCCATGA
- a CDS encoding Rha family transcriptional regulator, whose product MQLVEIKKLDLVTNTVAIADGVGRDHDTIIKLVDRNKSDLEEFGGVGFEIRTFDTNGGKQKQRVALINELQTTLLITYMRNNDVVRAFKKRLVSEFFRMRGALASKKLDRNTSRLEYKPMTDAIKHEREAAGKSIAPHHFSNEADLINRLAIGMTSAKFRVHHEIDKKESIRDYLTPMQIHCVTELQRANTVFISMGWDFDQRKEVLKGMFDRNHRQPLIEEQHRLAA is encoded by the coding sequence ATGCAATTAGTTGAAATTAAAAAACTCGACCTTGTAACCAATACTGTGGCTATCGCTGATGGGGTTGGTCGCGACCATGACACCATCATCAAGTTAGTGGATCGTAACAAATCGGACCTTGAAGAATTTGGTGGGGTCGGATTTGAAATCCGCACCTTTGATACAAACGGCGGCAAGCAAAAGCAGAGAGTTGCTTTGATTAACGAGCTGCAAACAACGTTACTGATAACTTATATGCGGAACAATGATGTGGTGCGTGCATTCAAAAAACGCCTCGTATCCGAATTCTTCAGAATGCGTGGAGCGCTTGCCAGCAAAAAGCTTGACCGCAACACCTCACGGCTCGAATACAAGCCAATGACTGATGCCATAAAGCATGAGCGTGAGGCAGCGGGTAAGTCCATTGCTCCGCATCATTTCAGTAATGAGGCTGATCTGATTAATCGACTGGCTATAGGCATGACGTCAGCAAAATTCCGTGTCCATCATGAGATAGACAAGAAGGAGTCTATTCGTGATTACCTGACCCCGATGCAGATCCACTGTGTTACCGAGTTGCAACGCGCCAATACGGTATTTATCAGTATGGGGTGGGACTTTGACCAGCGTAAAGAGGTGCTGAAAGGAATGTTTGATCGCAACCACCGTCAGCCATTGATTGAAGAGCAGCACCGACTGGCGGCATAA
- a CDS encoding putative metallopeptidase: MADPRSLTSRPLPPIELLEVFKPYNRLIPAEEVLEWVNSQILDEDGSLYNEDHAHLIEADLKIMWAASAFEKQGRTVLGQSEQVMMRAGGWQKARMEQQMHEWFGDVPKFIITLAADYCSQCTDLEFCALVEHELYHIGQAKDEFGAPKFNKEGQPVLTMRGHDVEEFVGVVRRYGASVEVQEMLDAAKNRPEVAGIDIARACGTCLLKLA, translated from the coding sequence ATGGCCGATCCAAGAAGCTTGACGAGCAGACCACTCCCTCCCATAGAGTTATTGGAGGTATTTAAGCCATATAACCGTCTGATACCTGCTGAGGAAGTGCTTGAGTGGGTAAACAGCCAAATCCTTGATGAAGATGGTTCGCTCTATAACGAAGATCATGCTCACCTGATTGAGGCCGACTTAAAAATAATGTGGGCAGCTTCAGCTTTTGAGAAGCAAGGCAGAACAGTTCTTGGTCAATCGGAGCAGGTCATGATGCGTGCCGGTGGCTGGCAGAAGGCAAGAATGGAACAGCAGATGCATGAATGGTTCGGTGATGTGCCGAAATTCATCATTACGCTGGCAGCTGATTACTGCTCTCAATGCACTGACCTCGAATTCTGCGCATTGGTCGAGCATGAGCTTTATCACATTGGCCAGGCCAAAGACGAATTCGGTGCGCCTAAGTTCAACAAAGAAGGTCAGCCGGTATTAACGATGCGTGGCCACGACGTTGAAGAGTTTGTTGGCGTTGTTCGAAGATACGGTGCGAGCGTTGAAGTCCAGGAGATGTTAGACGCCGCGAAAAATAGACCAGAGGTAGCGGGAATCGACATTGCGAGAGCATGTGGGACCTGCCTGCTAAAACTTGCATAA
- a CDS encoding MarR family transcriptional regulator yields the protein MTASVTGKKLDERKGQILKFLAINPGSKKIDIAEHLGLTYRTTTKLIGVMKAAGEVFYTGSNHGIQYWVEPQESGNYVCSKRDYVVTGDSLDGGLIFLNRCRPSGKNVVFDQCKENYTLLPVLRVMAGRPYG from the coding sequence ATGACAGCATCCGTAACAGGTAAAAAGCTTGATGAACGCAAAGGCCAAATATTGAAATTTCTGGCAATAAATCCAGGCTCTAAGAAAATTGATATCGCAGAGCACCTAGGCCTGACATATAGGACAACCACCAAACTTATAGGCGTTATGAAAGCTGCTGGCGAGGTCTTCTATACCGGTTCAAATCACGGCATCCAGTACTGGGTTGAGCCACAGGAATCGGGTAACTATGTCTGCTCCAAAAGAGATTACGTGGTGACTGGGGATAGCCTAGATGGCGGATTGATATTTCTTAATCGTTGTCGGCCATCTGGTAAAAACGTCGTTTTTGACCAATGCAAAGAAAACTACACCTTATTGCCGGTACTCCGTGTTATGGCAGGGAGGCCGTATGGCTAA
- a CDS encoding recombination protein NinG: MAKGTKPTKPRKPKSCSICETEFLPWSTTQKVCSPQCSIVYGKKVEADKQAIAQSKEWKKRKADSKPLSHWIDMTQRAFNDFIRARDGEVCISCGSTTAATYHAGHYRTTKAATQLRFNEDNCHSQCAACNIHHSGAIGPYRISLIEKIGLHHVEALENNNTPHRYTREELETLRAFYRQKTRDLIKQLGEAA; this comes from the coding sequence ATGGCTAAAGGCACAAAGCCGACGAAGCCCCGCAAGCCAAAATCCTGCTCCATCTGTGAAACAGAATTCCTTCCCTGGTCTACCACTCAAAAAGTTTGCAGCCCTCAGTGCTCGATTGTTTACGGCAAGAAAGTTGAAGCTGATAAACAAGCAATAGCACAAAGCAAAGAGTGGAAAAAACGAAAAGCCGATTCGAAGCCATTAAGCCACTGGATTGATATGACCCAGAGAGCTTTTAACGACTTTATTCGTGCCCGCGACGGGGAGGTTTGCATCAGTTGCGGCAGCACAACGGCAGCGACTTATCACGCAGGGCATTACAGGACGACAAAAGCGGCCACACAACTCAGGTTCAACGAAGATAACTGCCATAGCCAATGTGCAGCGTGCAACATACATCACTCTGGCGCGATAGGCCCATACCGTATCAGTCTCATAGAAAAAATCGGCCTTCATCACGTCGAGGCGCTTGAAAATAACAATACCCCTCATCGATACACCCGCGAAGAACTTGAAACGCTTAGGGCGTTTTACAGGCAGAAAACCAGAGACCTCATCAAACAACTCGGAGAAGCAGCATGA
- a CDS encoding YegP family protein — translation MGYFVIKKSEKAVSQPFYFLLKADNHETIATSEMYSSKDAAKKGISSVQKNGPSADIRDQTV, via the coding sequence ATGGGTTATTTTGTCATTAAGAAATCTGAAAAAGCTGTATCTCAACCGTTTTACTTCCTGCTTAAAGCCGATAACCATGAGACTATCGCAACCAGCGAAATGTATTCTTCAAAGGATGCCGCTAAGAAAGGGATTTCGTCTGTTCAGAAGAATGGCCCTTCAGCTGATATTCGCGATCAGACTGTGTAA